The segment ATCTCCTCCCACTGATCTTTATATCTTTCTTTCATCTGAACGATCGATTGGAAGATCATCATGGGAATGATGCCCCGCCCGCGCATTGTAGGCAATTTGTCAATAAGGCTGGGCAGTCGACCAATGTTGGCCAGCTCATCTAATGCCATGAAGACCCTGGTGTGTAATTTGTTCCCATACAGGTAAGCAGTCTTATACATTTGATTGAGCATTTGGGTGACAATTACGTTGATAATAGGTGCATATGTTTTGTCACCATCCGGCATCAGGATAAAGACTGCCATCGGTTTCTCTTTCTTTGCCCCCAATTTCCGAATATCCAATGTGGTCTTGCTGGTCAATTTCTTAACACCACTGATGGAGAACAAGGAAAGCTTAATGGCCAACCCAACCAAAACGCCCGCGCGCAGCTTATCTTCGGCCAAGAGAAACTTATCGTACAAGTCTTTAGCTGCGCCGGTGATTCCATTAGCCTGAAAAAAGTACAACGCTGCTTCCGGATCTCGAATATCAGGACTGGTTAGAATTTTGGCGACCTCTTCAAACGTCTGACGTTCCGGAGGATACTTTTGCTGCACAAATCCGATTAACGCGCCCAGCAATAATGTCTCGCCGTCTTCCCAAATTGGATCTCCCGATTTCTGAGCCACTTTGGAGGAAGTAACAGAAGAAACATACCCTTGAGCAATTTCCATCAGTTCCTTTTCTTCTGTAATAAACTCAATCGGATTGATCATATCTCCGTATTTCAGGTGAATAAAATCCAAAACGTGAACATCGTACCCAGCGTTCTCAAGATATTTTGCCGTATACATAAACAGTTCTGATTTCGGGTCTGTAATGATCATATCGGCCCTAGTTGAAAACGGTATATGGAATATGTTCCCGTACATGAATCCAGTTGTTTTTTTCGAACCAGGCGGGCCAATGACAACCATTTGACTGTTCAGTGGGCCGTTTACAGGATGATAAGCATACTTTCCACCCAAACGATAAGGCTCAATCTCCGTATGCCCAAGAAACCACCCGGCATTGTCCTTCCCGTAATAATGTTTCTGTATTTCCTCACCTGTCTGCCATCGAGCAGTCCCATGAGAAGCATAAGCAACATTTTGGTCAAATTTCTTTTTGGCCTTGATGCCACCAAATATCAAGTTGATAACACTCCAGACCACGTAAAAGCCGATCATCGCCCAACCAAGAACGTTCGGCGGATCTACTTTGGATACAAACCCCCAATAGGTCTTTATGGAAAAGGCTACATCCGTCATATGTGCTACGCTCAGAACGTTTACATTAAACTTCCCTTCAATGAACTCTCGAAAAACAAACGAAATTGTTGGTACTACAAGCAACAAGGCAGCCAATCCCAACAATGATAAGGCAATCATCTTTTTCCGCATATTTATCTGTCTCTCCCCTTATTCCTCGCGGCACGTTGTCTTTTCATCTCTGCTTCGCGCTGCAGCCTTTCATTTTCTCTTGTCATATCCTTTGTTACTGATTCAAAAACTTTTGACATGTCCCCAAGTGTTCTGTCGACATCTAATCGCTCATGCAAGTGATAGATAGCGTCCCTCTCAAACTCCTTGTGAAATGTTTCCTTTAACTCTTGAAGATCTTCTTTTTTAAAAACGATCCGCTTAAACCTTCCATCAGCTCCCCGATTATCACTGACCCCTTTTATGACCACATGGCAATGCGGGTGTCCTTCAGCAGCATGAATATTTGCGATCCAGTCGAGCTTGACCCCATGTTTCCTCTCATATTCCGCCAACGTATTCCGAACCAAATCCTTAAAATCTTTCCCACTCCGCTTATATGCCTCATAATCGGACTCACGCAGGGAAAAGATCATCTTCCTTGCCTTAATGGTTAAGGGATGCTGTAATGCACTATTCTTTTCAATCCTCTCCAAAAAAGCCTCAAAGTCTGCCTTGTCCTCATCTCTGGAGAAAAACCCCTTCTCGTTGGCCTCTTTTGATCGGAACCCAACATACTTCACATGGGCGGTTACCTGTTTCATGGTTTGCAGCCCTCTTGTCATTTTGATAAAAACCTTTGTCCCACTCTTGAAGCTAACCATGATGTACCCACCCTACAGTTTATTGATCCCGCAACGGCCTGGAGTAATATTGAGCTGCAATTTGCCTTACATCATTGAAGATGTCTTTTTGTGGTTTGCCATACGCCTTTTCCAACATTGGCATAAGCGCCATCAATAATATACTTACATCCATCCCCGTTCGTCCGACCATAGCTGCAAGGCGGTTCTCTGCTTTTGACAGTCTTTCGTTAAGGATTCGTTCAACTAACGAGTCAGCCAACATCATTTCTTGATTTTGATTGGCCAAATAATTGTCTATCGCCTCCCTGTACACGTCTTGAATCGTTCGATTTTTTTTGGCTGCTATGTCTTTCATTTTTGCGTGCCTGTG is part of the Brevibacillus brevis genome and harbors:
- a CDS encoding VirD4-like conjugal transfer protein, CD1115 family; amino-acid sequence: MRKKMIALSLLGLAALLLVVPTISFVFREFIEGKFNVNVLSVAHMTDVAFSIKTYWGFVSKVDPPNVLGWAMIGFYVVWSVINLIFGGIKAKKKFDQNVAYASHGTARWQTGEEIQKHYYGKDNAGWFLGHTEIEPYRLGGKYAYHPVNGPLNSQMVVIGPPGSKKTTGFMYGNIFHIPFSTRADMIITDPKSELFMYTAKYLENAGYDVHVLDFIHLKYGDMINPIEFITEEKELMEIAQGYVSSVTSSKVAQKSGDPIWEDGETLLLGALIGFVQQKYPPERQTFEEVAKILTSPDIRDPEAALYFFQANGITGAAKDLYDKFLLAEDKLRAGVLVGLAIKLSLFSISGVKKLTSKTTLDIRKLGAKKEKPMAVFILMPDGDKTYAPIINVIVTQMLNQMYKTAYLYGNKLHTRVFMALDELANIGRLPSLIDKLPTMRGRGIIPMMIFQSIVQMKERYKDQWEEILGNCDTQVYLGANEQTTAEYLSKLLGVTTIQIQNQSRNTKPGKVAGDGLSESFSYQQRQLMFPDECRSLDRDYLVIVQGGRQPVMLKKVQYEYWMAEKRICDPKELHELPLLDSQPEVVSVIQEPSAANEEKITDKPADNIQDEIVDIVAVAAPIVIEGMEEMIQAYEQEVAASLETDSEKSDAGDPSTDIELPESVDQPDPVIEDDFDFEIPSIEINNSIPESSLQYEVDMSAFFGTEEKK